In Numenius arquata chromosome 3, bNumArq3.hap1.1, whole genome shotgun sequence, one genomic interval encodes:
- the IGFBP1 gene encoding insulin-like growth factor-binding protein 1 — MSSLRSLLRRCWLPYLLLPALLGPRLAAGVALQPMHCAPCTPEKLALCPPVAPGCPEAARQPGCGCCQTCALGAGQPCGVYTARCRQGLRCHVPAGEPRPLSALIEGRGTCLPASEAGGTRTAEPADSIEPEDIPLESTEMTHDQLLNYQLMFPIGQDKSIPWNAITAYENMKAKRISELKKWKEQGPCQKELYRALYKLAKAQQRSGGEIYKFYLPNCNKNGFYHSKQCETSLDGESAGCWCVYPKNGRRIPGSPEMKGDPECQQYLNSQE; from the exons ATGAGTAGCCTGCGGTCTCTGCTGCGCCGCTGCTGGCTGCCGTACCTGCTGCTGCCGGCGCTCTTGGGCCCCCGCCTCGCCGCCGGGGtggccctgcagcccatgcaCTGCGCCCCGTGCACCCCGGAGAAGCTCGCCCTCTGCCCGCCCGTGGCGCCCGGCTGCCCGGAGGCGGCCCGGCAGCCCGGCTGCGGCTGCTGCCAGACCTGCGCCCTCGGGGCAGGCCAGCCCTGCGGGGTCTACACGGCCCGCTGCCGCCAGGGGCTCCGCTGCCACGTCCCCGCGGGAGAGCCCCGGCCGCTCTCCGCCCTCATCGAGGGCCGCGGGACGTGCCTGCCCGCCAGCGAGGCCGGAGGGACGCGCACGGCGGAGCCGGCAG ACTCTATCGAACCTGAGGATATACCTTTGGAAAGCACTGAAATGACACACGATCAGCTGCTGAACTATCAGTTGATGTTTCCCATCGGCCAGGACAAATCCATTCCCTGGAATGCCATCACTGCTTatgaaaacatgaaagcaaagagAATATCTGAACTCAAGAAATGGAAAGAGCAG GGACCTTGTCAGAAggagctctacagagccctgtatAAACTGGCAAAGGCTCAGCAGAGAAGCGGGGGGGAGATTTACAAATTCTACTTGCCCAACTGCAACAAGAATGGATTTTACCACAGCAAACAG TGTGAAACTTCACTGGATGGAGAGTCTGCTGGATGCTGGTGTGTCTATCCaaaaaatggaagaagaattCCTGGATCTCCAGAAATGAAAGGAGACCCCGAATGCCAACAGTATCTCAACTCACAAGAATAA